From a single Brassica napus cultivar Da-Ae chromosome C9, Da-Ae, whole genome shotgun sequence genomic region:
- the LOC106411494 gene encoding probable protein S-acyltransferase 23, translating to MMDSSSEIEVVPLDSNNTPHNPTESPAITDVFSASAYGDLNRLKRFVEHNGSSVSLPDPNGYYALQWAALNNSLHVAQYIIEHGGDVNAADNVQQTPLHWAAVKGSVEVADLMLQRGARIEAADVNGYRAVHVASQYGQTAFLNHLIVEYAADYNALDNGGRSPLHWAAYNGFTETVRLLLFRDACQNRQDNTGCTPLHWAVIKENVEACTLLVHAGTKEELILEDNTGATPLKLASDKGHRQLTLFLSKAMQTRGNSFVNKLFCGKLGETSYAPLLFGLIVTEMVLFFTSIVAASNLPKITAMAGLWAWFGLSCGVCALIAFRRCSSKDPGYVKRSNEVDSNHTANDPLIDINFNSPSWKGNWSQLCPTCKVIRPVRSKHCPTCKRCVEQFDHHCPWISNCVGKKNKRDFLVFVIMGGLTSFIGGSTAVQRIWRSNPHIHPSDSLIQHVLIEHPGAAVFLFFDLLIFIATMTLTISQAYMIARNITTNELWNTRRFSYLRGADGRFYNPYNHGWRRNCSDFLVNGYTRDDEVVPSSIL from the exons ATGATGGACTCCTCGTCGGAGATCGAAGTGGTGCCTTTAGATTCCAACAACACTCCCCACAACCCTACCGAATCTCCAGCCATCACAGACGTCTTCTCCGCTTCTGCCTACGGCGATCTCAACCGTCTCAAGCGCTTCGTCGAGCACAACGGCTCTTCCGTCTCTCTCCCCGATCCCAACGGCTACTACGCTCTCCAGTGGGCTGCGCTCAACAACTCCCTCCACGTCGCTCAATACATCATCGAG CACGGCGGCGATGTTAATGCGGCGGATAATGTACAGCAGACGCCATTGCATTGGGCGGCGGTTAAGGGCTCCGTTGAGGTTGCGGACCTTATGCTGCAGCGTGGAGCTCGAATTGAAGCAGCTGATGTTAATGGTTATAGG GCAGTGCATGTTGCTTCTCAATATGGACAGACAGCCTTCTTGAATCACCTTATTGTGGAATATGCAGCTGACTATAACGCTCTAGATAATGGAGGGAGGAGCCCACTACATTG GGCTGCTTACAATGGATTCACGGAAACCGTCCGGTTACTTCTCTTTCGTGATGCATGTCAAAATAGACAAGACAACACAG GTTGCACTCCTTTGCACTGGGCCGTTATTAAGGAAAATGTTGAGGCTTGTACTCTGCTAGTTCATGCTGGAACCAAGGAGGAACTGATATTGGAGGATAACACTGGAGCCACCCCACTTAAGCTTGCATCTGATAAAGGTCACAGGCAGCTCACTCTTTTCCTT TCGAAGGCAATGCAAACTCGTGGTAATAGTTTCGTTAACAAGCTCTTCTGTGGAAAATTGGGAGAGACAAGCTATGCTCCTCTACTCTTCGGCTTAATAGTGACTGAAATGGTCcttttcttcacatccattgtCGCAG CTTCGAACCTCCCTAAGATAACTGCTATGGCTGGACTGTGGGCATGGTTCGGTCTTTCATGTGGTGTTTGCGCACTAATAGCTTTCCGTCGTTGTAGCAG CAAAGATCCCGGGTACGTTAAAAGAAGCAATGAAGTTGACAGCAATCACACTGCGAAC GATCCTTTGATTGATATTAATTTCAACAGCCCCTCATGGAAAGGAAACTGGTCCCAACTCTGCCCCACTTGCAAG GTAATTAGACCGGTACGATCTAAGCACTGTCCTACCTGTAAGCGCTGCGTTGAGCAGTTTGACCATCACTGCCCTTGGATTTCAAACTGTGTTGGTAAG AAGAATAAACGGGACTTCTTAGTTTTTGTGATCATGGGAGGTTTAACATCATTCATTGGTGGCTCTACTGCTGTTCAAA GAATATGGAGAAGCAACCCACATATACACCCCAGTGACTCATTGATTCAACATGTGCTCATTGAACATCCCGGTGCTGCCGTGTTTCTGTTTTTCGACTTGCTTATTTTCATTGCGACCATGACGTTGACAATCTCACAGGCGTATATG ATAGCTCGGAATATTACAACGAACGAATTGTGGAACACGAGAAGATTCAGTTATTTGCGGGGAGCTGATGGGAGATTCTACAACCCTTATAACCATGGCTGGCGAAGAAACTGCTCTGATTTCTTGGTTAATGGCTACACCAGAGACGACGAGGTGGTCCCATCTTCAATTCTCTGA
- the LOC106410977 gene encoding peroxidase 32 — MEFPHLSLVKSIREFSSEKKMHSSSLSSLSTWTTLITVGCLMLHTSFSSAQVLTPTFYDNTCRNVFTIVRGIIVNELRSDPRIAASLLRLHFHDCFVNGCDASILLDNTTSFRTEKDAAPNANSARGFPVVDRMKAAVEAACPRTVSCADILTIAAQQSVELAGGPSWRVPLGRRDSLQAFFDLSNNNLPAPFFTLPQLKASFSNVGLNLPSDLVALSGGHTFGKNQCQFIMDRLYNFTNTGLPDPTLNTTYLQTLRGLCPRNGNQSVLVDFDLRTPTVFDNKYYVNLKEHKGLIQTDQELFSSPNATDTIPLVREYADGTQKFFNAFIKAMDRMGNITPLTGSQGQIRQNCRVVNSNSLLHDVVEIVDFVSSM; from the exons ATGGAATTTCCTCATCTTTCTCTAGTAAAATCAATCAGAGAATTTTCTTCGGAGAAAAAAATGCATTCCTCTTCTCTGTCTTCGTTGTCAACTTGGACAACCCTTATAACAGTGGGATGCCTTATGCTCCATACATCTTTCTCTAGTGCTCAAGTACTAACTCCTACTTTCTACGACAATACATGCCGTAACGTGTTTACCATCGTCCGGGGAATCATTGTCAACGAGCTAAGATCGGATCCTCGTATTGCCGCGAGCCTCCTTCGTCTTCACTTCCACGACTGCTTCGTTAAT GGTTGCGATGCATCGATCTTGTTAGACAACACAACATCGTTTCGAACGGAAAAAGATGCTGCGCCAAATGCAAACTCGGCTCGAGGATTTCCAGTGGTTGACAGAATGAAAGCAGCAGTGGAGGCAGCTTGCCCGAGGACTGTTTCATGTGCAGATATTCTAACTATCGCAGCTCAACAATCAGTCGAGTTG gcAGGAGGTCCTTCATGGAGGGTTCCTTTGGGGAGACGAGATAGCTTACAAGCTTTCTTTGATCTTTCTAATAACAATCTCCCTGCTCCATTCTTCACGCTTCCACAACTTAAAGCCAGTTTCAGCAATGTGGGGCTTAACCTTCCGTCTGATCTCGTTGCTCTCTCCG GGGGTCACACTTTTGGTAAAAACCAATGCCAGTTTATTATGGACAGGCTATACAACTTCACCAACACTGGTTTACCCGACCCTACCCTCAACACTACTTATCTCCAGACGCTTCGTGGACTATGCCCTCGTAATGGTAACCAGAGCGTTCTAGTCGATTTCGATCTTCGTACACCGACAGTTTTCGACAACAAATATTATGTGAATCTGAAAGAGCACAAAGGACTTATCCAGACCGATCAAGAGCTGTTCTCAAGCCCCAATGCCACTGATACTATCCCCTTGGTGAGAGAATACGCTGATGGTACACAAAAGTTCTTCAATGCGTTTATAAAGGCGATGGATAGAATGGGAAACATTACGCCTCTCACAGGGTCTCAAGGACAGATCAGACAAAACTGTAGGGTGGTGAACTCCAACTCTTTGCTCCATGATGTTGTTGAAATCGTAGACTTTGTCAGCTCTATGTAA
- the LOC106410773 gene encoding vacuolar-sorting receptor 3, translating to MTKQFLCFLLLLSIPFLCESRFVVEKNSLSVTSPDSIKGAHDCAIGNFGIPQYGGSMGGTVVYPKENQKSCKEFSDFSISFKSQPGALPTFLLVDRGDCFFALKVWNAQKAGASAVLVADNVDEPLITMDTPEEDAASAKYIENITIPSALVTKGFGEKLKKAIGGGDMVNLNLDWREAVPHPDARVEYELWTNSNDECGVKCDMLMEFVKDFKGAAQILEKGGYTQFRPHYITWYCPHAFTLSRQCKSQCINKGRYCAPDPEQDFSSGYDGKDVVVENLRQLCVFKVANETGKPWVWWDYVTDFQIRCPMKEKKYNKECADSVIKSLGIDSRKLDKCMGDPNADSDNPVLKEEQDAQVGKGSRGDVTILPTLVVNNRQYRGKLEKGAVLKALCSGFEETTEPAICLSTEVESNECLDNNGGCWQDKSANITACKDTFRGRVCECPRVDGVQFKGDGYSHCEPSGPGRCTINNGGCWHEERDGHAFSACVDKDSVKCECPPGFKGDGFKKCEDINECKEKKACQCPECSCKNTWGSYDCSCSGDLLYMRDHDTCISKTGSQVRSAWAAVWLIMLSLGLAAGGAYLVYKYRLRQYMDSEIRAIMAQYMPLDSQPEVPNHVNDERA from the exons ATGACGAAGCAGTTCCTTTgtttccttctccttctctccaTACCCTTCCTTTGCGAATCTCGATTCGTCGTCGAAAAGAACAGCTTATCAGTGACGTCACCGGACAGCATAAAGGGGGCCCACGACTGCGCAATCGGCAACTTCGGGATCCCTCAGTACGGCGGAAGCATGGGCGGCACCGTCGTTTATCCAAAGGAGAATCAGAAATCGTGCAAAGAGTTCAGCGATTTCTCAATCTCCTTCAAGTCTCAGCCCGGCGCCCTCCCCACCTTCTTATTAGTCGATCGCGGAG ATTGTTTCTTCGCGTTGAAGGTCTGGAACGCGCAGAAAGCAGGCGCCTCCGCCGTCCTAGTGGCGGACAATGTTGATGAGCCTTTGATCACTATGGACACCCCCGAAGAGGACGCTGCGTCGGCTAAGTACATTGAGAACATCACCATCCCTTCAGCTCTCGTCACCAAAGGCTTCGGCGAGAAGCTGAAGAAGGCCATCGGCGGAGGGGACATGGTCAACTTGAACCTTGACTGGAGGGAAGCCGTCCCTCACCCCGACGCGCGCGTGGAGTACGAGCTCTGGACCAATAGCAACGACGAGTGCGGGGTTAAGTGCGACATGCTGATGGAGTTTGTTAAGGATTTCAAGGGCGCAGCGCAGATTCTTGAGAAGGGAGGTTACACGCAGTTTAGGCCTCATTATATTACTTGGTATTGTCCTCACGCGTTTACGCTGAGTAGGCAGTGTAAGTCTCAGTGTATTAACAAGGGGAGGTACTGTGCTCCTGATCCGGAGCAGGACTTTAGCTCCGGGTATGATGGGAAAGATGTTGTAGTGGAGAACTTGAGGCAGCTTTGTGTTTTTAAGGTGGCGAATGAGACCGGGAAGCCCTGGGTGTGGTGGGATTATGTTACTGATTTTCAGATTAGATGCCCCATGAAGGAGAAGAAGTACAACAAGGAATGTGCTGATTCTGTTATCAAATCTCTTG GAATTGATAGTAGAAAACTTGACAAGTGTATGGGAGACCCTAATGCTGATTCGGACAATCCAGTTCTAAAGGAAGAACAAGATGCACAG gTTGGCAAGGGGTCAAGGGGCGATGTTACCATATTGCCTACATTGGTTGTCAACAACAGACAGTACCGAG GAAAGTTGGAGAAGGGTGCAGTACTCAAGGCTCTGTGTTCTGGTTTTGAGGAGACTACTGAACCAGCTATATGCCTTAGTACAG AGGTGGAGTCAAACGAGTGCTTAGATAACAATGGTGGATGCTGGCAAGATAAATCAGCCAACATAACTGCTTGCAAG GATACCTTCCGTGGAAGAGTATGTGAGTGTCCTCGAGTTGATGGTGTGCAATTCAAAGGGGATGGATACAGCCATTGTGAAC CAAGCGGGCCAGGGAGATGCACGATCAACAATGGAGGATGTTGGCATGAAGAGAGAGATGGTCATGCGTTCTCTGCTTGTGTG GACAAGGACAGTGTTAAGTGCGAGTGTCCTCCGGGATTCAAAGGAGACGGTTTTAAGAAGTGTGAAG ACATCAATGAGTGCAAAGAGAAGAAAGCCTGTCAGTGCCCGGAATGTAGCTGCAAGAATACTTGGGGAAGCTATGATTGCTCTTGCAGCGGGGACCTTCTCTACATGAGAGACCATGACACTTGCATCA GCAAGACAGGATCACAAGTGAGATCAGCGTGGGCGGCCGTTTGGCTTATAATGTTATCATTGGGACTTGCAGCCGGTGGGGCGTACCTCGTTTACAAATATAGATTAAGG CAATACATGGACTCAGAGATAAGAGCAATAATGGCACAGTACATGCCATTGGACAGCCAACCCGAGGTTCCAAACCACGTGAATGATGAACGTGCCTGA